The following proteins are encoded in a genomic region of Brachyspira pilosicoli:
- a CDS encoding peptide ABC transporter substrate-binding protein, which yields MKKVIYIILLVLSIISCNNNNKTSSNNEISISLGGEPKTLDPTLNSLSFGSIYMIHFFEGLTKKDKDDNVTAGMAKSWDISQDGLTYTFYLRDDAKWSDGEKVKAQDFEYALKRAADPKTAASYSHMLNVVKNGSLVISGKTNVDALGVRTIDDNTLEIVLENPTPYFLEYLSVSSAYFPVRKDIVEKYGDDWSRNPETYIVNGAYVMTDRKTDEKIVMEVNTNYYDKDSIIAKKINVIIMSDSNTSLAAIKRGDIQFSVIEAPLGEISSLIKENYILQEPAYGIYFLEINSQKGVLTNKNIRKALALAFDRNYIISNITKMNQTPAYAFVPYGMKDNNANDFRANGSNYLDLGSYSENIKEAKRLMELSGYTNGENFPVLEIRTTPGYFSLICEAMQEMYKENLGIDVTIKSEEYNETFQAMVDKNYDLARSGWTADYSDPLAMISFFSEVSAVNHSGFSSKEFNDLLKFASSTTNTDERTKALHKAEDLIFDYIPVIPIIYRMDPFMINPKLKGAIFNPLGRYRFHYAYLEK from the coding sequence ATGAAAAAAGTTATATATATCATTCTTTTAGTATTATCAATAATCTCATGCAATAATAACAACAAAACATCATCAAACAATGAAATATCTATATCTCTTGGCGGAGAACCTAAAACTTTAGACCCTACGTTAAACTCACTTAGTTTCGGCTCAATATATATGATACATTTCTTTGAAGGACTTACAAAAAAAGATAAAGATGACAATGTTACAGCTGGTATGGCCAAAAGCTGGGATATATCTCAAGATGGTCTTACATATACTTTTTATTTAAGAGATGATGCTAAATGGTCTGACGGCGAAAAAGTAAAAGCTCAAGATTTTGAATATGCTCTAAAGAGGGCAGCAGACCCTAAAACAGCAGCATCATACTCACATATGCTTAATGTTGTGAAGAATGGAAGTTTAGTGATAAGCGGTAAAACTAATGTTGATGCTTTAGGAGTGCGAACAATTGATGACAATACTTTAGAAATTGTATTAGAAAATCCTACTCCATATTTCTTAGAATATTTATCTGTCAGCAGTGCGTACTTTCCTGTGAGAAAAGACATTGTGGAAAAATACGGCGATGATTGGTCGAGAAACCCAGAAACATATATTGTAAACGGTGCTTATGTAATGACAGATAGAAAAACTGATGAAAAAATTGTTATGGAAGTAAATACTAATTATTATGATAAAGACAGCATTATTGCTAAAAAAATTAATGTTATTATAATGAGTGATTCAAACACTTCTCTTGCCGCTATAAAAAGAGGAGATATACAATTTTCTGTAATTGAAGCTCCTCTTGGAGAGATATCTTCTCTTATAAAAGAAAATTACATATTACAAGAACCTGCCTATGGAATATATTTCTTAGAGATTAATTCACAAAAAGGAGTGCTTACAAATAAAAATATAAGAAAAGCATTAGCATTGGCATTTGACAGAAACTATATAATATCAAACATCACAAAAATGAATCAAACTCCAGCTTATGCATTTGTGCCTTATGGAATGAAAGATAATAACGCTAATGACTTTAGAGCAAATGGAAGCAATTATCTTGACCTTGGAAGCTACAGCGAAAACATAAAAGAAGCTAAAAGACTCATGGAATTATCAGGTTACACAAATGGCGAAAACTTCCCTGTACTTGAAATCAGAACTACACCCGGATATTTTAGTTTAATATGTGAAGCTATGCAGGAAATGTATAAAGAGAATTTAGGAATAGATGTTACAATTAAATCTGAAGAATATAATGAAACATTTCAGGCAATGGTTGATAAAAATTATGATTTAGCAAGGAGCGGTTGGACTGCAGACTATAGCGACCCTTTGGCTATGATTAGTTTCTTTTCGGAAGTAAGTGCTGTTAATCATAGCGGATTTAGCAGCAAAGAGTTTAATGACTTATTAAAATTCGCTTCAAGCACAACGAACACTGATGAAAGAACAAAAGCATTACATAAAGCAGAAGATTTAATATTTGATTATATTCCTGTAATACCAATAATATACAGAATGGACCCATTTATGATTAACCCAAAGTTAAAGGGGGCAATATTTAATCCGCTTGGAAGATATAGATTTCACTATGCATATTTGGAAAAATAA
- a CDS encoding ABC transporter substrate-binding protein: MKKLKFHDFIFHIIFIMCFFLTLSNNTLFGQKLDKTKLDLNYYEKFKGENRILNICNWGEYIADGSDDSMDIVKEFEELTGIKVNYTTFNSNEELYIKLKLGNTDYDIIFPTDYMTIRMIREGLVQKMNINLLPARTNIDPFFLSLAYDKNGEYTIPYTWGMSGIIYNTKKVDVKPEDVSWSLLFDEKYKDKILMAYGLRDSFAAAKGYLGYNVNSTNETEIRNAYEALKKQKPIVQAYVMDEIFDKMESESAYLGITYGGDALRAIANNTNLNFAIPIEGGNAFVECIAIPANAKNIEEAHMFLNFLCEPQVALENANYIEYASPNMTAVSMMPDEVKNDRRIYPDKKAMENMIHYVANPDGKDSLLMESLWKEMLTTETTKSNSSIIIISVIALILIAVIVIKKNRKKSY; the protein is encoded by the coding sequence ATGAAAAAATTAAAATTTCACGATTTTATTTTTCACATAATTTTTATTATGTGCTTTTTTTTAACATTATCTAATAATACTCTTTTTGGACAAAAATTAGATAAAACTAAATTAGATTTAAATTATTATGAAAAATTTAAAGGCGAAAACAGAATATTAAATATATGCAATTGGGGCGAGTATATAGCTGATGGTTCCGATGATTCTATGGATATAGTAAAAGAATTTGAAGAGCTTACAGGCATAAAAGTAAATTATACCACTTTCAATTCTAATGAAGAGCTTTATATAAAATTAAAATTAGGAAATACTGATTATGACATTATATTTCCTACAGATTATATGACTATAAGAATGATTAGAGAAGGTTTAGTGCAGAAAATGAATATAAATTTACTTCCTGCAAGAACTAATATAGACCCTTTCTTCTTATCATTAGCTTATGATAAAAACGGAGAATATACTATTCCATATACTTGGGGAATGAGCGGCATAATATACAATACTAAAAAAGTTGATGTTAAACCTGAAGATGTGAGTTGGTCTTTATTGTTTGATGAAAAATATAAAGACAAAATATTAATGGCTTATGGACTTAGAGATTCTTTTGCTGCTGCCAAAGGATATTTAGGATATAATGTAAATAGTACAAATGAAACAGAAATAAGAAACGCTTATGAGGCTTTAAAAAAACAAAAACCTATTGTGCAGGCTTATGTTATGGACGAGATATTTGATAAAATGGAATCAGAATCCGCTTATTTAGGAATTACTTATGGGGGAGATGCTTTAAGAGCTATAGCAAATAATACTAACCTTAATTTTGCAATTCCTATAGAAGGCGGAAATGCTTTTGTTGAATGCATAGCTATACCTGCAAATGCTAAAAATATTGAAGAAGCTCATATGTTTCTTAATTTCTTATGCGAGCCTCAAGTTGCTTTGGAAAATGCAAATTATATAGAATACGCCTCTCCTAATATGACAGCTGTTAGTATGATGCCTGATGAGGTAAAAAATGATAGAAGAATATATCCAGATAAAAAGGCTATGGAAAATATGATTCATTATGTAGCTAATCCTGATGGAAAAGATAGTTTACTTATGGAAAGTCTTTGGAAAGAAATGCTTACCACAGAAACTACAAAATCAAATAGCAGTATTATTATAATATCTGTTATTGCTTTAATATTAATTGCTGTTATAGTTATTAAAAAAAATAGAAAAAAATCTTATTAA
- a CDS encoding DUF262 domain-containing HNH endonuclease family protein — MKANESNLNKFITMSNVQFVIPIYQRNYDWTIKECKVLLNDIKEAGKLNRDHFIGSIVYVNDNNTVTSVQELIIVDGQQRLTTIILIYLRIYKLAEKLKDDDLKNEICDLYLVNKHAKVEDKIKLKTTENNDKALKSIFSNTIFKEKSNIIDNFNFFEKFIDENNYLDILNGLKKLIFVDMSLDKRYDDPQRIFESLNSTGLALSQGDLIRNYILMKLNSKEQKYIYENYWQYIEINARDETLNKNMVSDFIRDFITSKDSKIPNKNRVYEEFKLKYSVDNLDKIKKYLEELKEYSIYYNKLINPKNERDKDIALKLDDIKSIEVNVSYPFFLNIYKDYSDKIIDKNTFIDIINLIESFVFRRFICDIKTSQLNKIFAALYKQIKNGKNYHKALEIHLLKFRFPNDNEIKNNLRDKNIYSDKNQQRKMYLFRKLERGNSKEIVSFDNTNFTIEHIFPQQPIEEWKRELSKEDYKYMEKKLHTIANLTISANNGELGNKTFLEKKEMNKDNKEQGYKYSHLWINKYLKTVNEWNSQRIEERFNILSERFINTWKYPDIKVTNMVNSEIDIFEADDPTGKKLDYIIFNGDKIDITDVSKLFSYILKYYYNQNSNFFFTEEMQNLIQITKNKDELRSEYPIDIDDIYFAENNYSSERKFYLIKYLIEKFDMEDELYIKYKD; from the coding sequence ATGAAAGCTAATGAATCTAATTTGAATAAATTTATTACAATGAGTAATGTGCAGTTTGTTATACCAATTTATCAAAGAAATTATGATTGGACTATAAAAGAATGTAAAGTTCTATTAAATGATATAAAAGAAGCAGGTAAATTAAATAGAGATCATTTTATAGGAAGTATAGTATATGTTAATGATAATAATACAGTAACAAGTGTACAGGAATTAATAATAGTAGATGGGCAGCAAAGATTAACTACAATAATATTGATTTATTTAAGAATATATAAATTAGCTGAAAAGTTAAAAGATGATGATTTAAAAAATGAGATATGTGATTTATATTTAGTGAATAAACATGCAAAAGTAGAGGATAAAATAAAATTAAAAACAACAGAAAATAATGATAAAGCATTAAAATCTATTTTTTCAAATACTATTTTTAAAGAAAAATCTAATATAATAGATAATTTTAATTTCTTTGAAAAATTTATAGATGAAAATAATTATTTAGATATTTTAAATGGATTAAAAAAATTAATATTTGTTGATATGTCTTTAGATAAAAGATATGATGATCCTCAACGTATATTTGAAAGTTTAAACTCTACAGGTTTAGCATTGTCTCAAGGTGATTTAATAAGAAACTATATTTTGATGAAATTAAATTCAAAAGAACAAAAATATATTTATGAAAATTATTGGCAATATATAGAAATAAATGCAAGAGATGAGACTCTTAATAAAAATATGGTATCAGATTTTATTAGAGATTTTATTACAAGTAAAGATAGTAAAATCCCAAATAAAAATAGGGTGTATGAAGAGTTTAAGTTAAAATACTCCGTTGATAATTTAGACAAGATAAAAAAATATTTGGAAGAATTAAAAGAATATTCAATTTATTATAATAAATTAATCAATCCTAAAAACGAAAGAGATAAAGATATAGCGTTAAAATTAGACGATATAAAATCTATAGAAGTAAATGTATCTTATCCATTCTTTTTAAATATATATAAGGATTATAGTGATAAAATTATAGATAAAAATACATTTATTGATATTATTAATTTAATAGAATCTTTTGTTTTTAGGAGATTTATATGTGACATAAAAACAAGCCAATTGAATAAAATTTTTGCAGCTTTATATAAACAAATAAAAAATGGAAAAAATTATCATAAAGCATTAGAAATACATTTATTAAAATTTAGGTTTCCAAATGATAATGAAATAAAGAATAATCTCAGAGATAAAAATATATATAGTGATAAAAATCAACAAAGAAAAATGTATTTGTTTCGTAAATTAGAAAGAGGAAATTCAAAAGAAATTGTAAGTTTCGATAATACAAATTTTACAATAGAACATATTTTTCCACAACAACCTATAGAAGAATGGAAGAGAGAACTATCTAAAGAAGATTATAAATATATGGAAAAAAAGTTACATACTATAGCTAATTTAACAATTTCTGCTAATAATGGAGAACTTGGAAATAAAACTTTTTTAGAAAAGAAAGAAATGAATAAAGATAATAAAGAACAAGGTTATAAATATAGTCATCTTTGGATTAATAAATATTTAAAAACTGTAAATGAATGGAATAGTCAAAGAATAGAAGAACGCTTTAATATTTTAAGTGAAAGGTTTATAAATACATGGAAATATCCTGATATTAAAGTTACTAATATGGTAAATTCTGAAATAGATATATTTGAAGCAGATGACCCTACAGGCAAAAAACTTGATTATATAATATTTAATGGAGATAAAATTGATATAACAGATGTATCAAAATTATTTAGCTATATATTAAAATATTATTATAATCAAAATTCTAATTTCTTTTTTACTGAAGAGATGCAAAATTTAATACAGATTACAAAAAATAAAGACGAACTTAGATCTGAATATCCAATAGATATAGATGATATATATTTTGCAGAAAATAATTACAGCAGTGAAAGAAAATTTTATTTAATTAAATATTTGATAGAAAAATTTGATATGGAAGATGAACTTTATATTAAGTATAAAGATTAA
- the clpP gene encoding ATP-dependent Clp endopeptidase proteolytic subunit ClpP, with amino-acid sequence MTIPYVIEQTSRGERSYDIYSRLLKDRIIFLGGEINDDVANVVIAQLLFLESADPEKDISLYINSPGGVVTAALGMYDTMQYVKPDVATLCVGQAASAGALLLAGGASGKRFATVNSRIMIHQPSGGSRGMVTDMEIQLRETIRLKAILNDIFVKHTGQELKKLEDDMDRDYFMSAEEAKEYGIIDKVFSSRE; translated from the coding sequence ATGACTATACCTTATGTTATAGAACAGACAAGTAGAGGCGAACGTTCTTATGACATTTACTCAAGACTTTTAAAAGACAGAATTATATTCTTGGGCGGAGAGATTAATGATGATGTTGCCAATGTAGTAATAGCACAATTATTATTTTTAGAATCTGCTGACCCTGAAAAAGATATTTCTTTATACATAAACAGTCCCGGCGGCGTTGTTACTGCTGCTTTAGGTATGTATGATACTATGCAATATGTAAAGCCTGATGTCGCTACTCTATGTGTTGGTCAGGCTGCTTCTGCAGGGGCATTGCTTCTTGCAGGCGGTGCAAGCGGTAAAAGATTCGCTACTGTAAATTCAAGAATTATGATACACCAACCTTCAGGCGGTTCTAGAGGTATGGTTACTGATATGGAAATACAATTAAGAGAAACTATTAGATTAAAAGCTATATTAAATGATATATTCGTTAAACATACTGGTCAAGAACTTAAAAAACTTGAAGATGATATGGATAGAGATTATTTTATGAGTGCAGAAGAGGCTAAAGAATACGGCATCATAGATAAAGTTTTCTCAAGCAGAGAATAA
- a CDS encoding zinc ribbon domain-containing protein, whose protein sequence is MLPFNGPFLYKCNDCGKIFEKPHKINIVDIILSKHKCPKCGSRNTKSIDYMIRK, encoded by the coding sequence ATGCTGCCTTTTAATGGACCTTTCCTTTATAAATGTAATGATTGCGGTAAAATATTTGAAAAGCCTCACAAAATCAATATTGTGGATATAATACTTTCTAAGCATAAATGTCCTAAATGCGGAAGCAGAAATACAAAATCAATTGATTATATGATAAGAAAATAA
- the celB gene encoding PTS cellobiose transporter subunit IIC: MKEKFNAIMESKFLPIMSKIAMNRYLNAIKDGFVFATPFIIVGSFVLLLFNLPLNDKTNFMYFHPYENFVQAFSGNYIQIFNVSMGIMSLFVSFGIGYSLAGHYGQDQITNGLLSMYAFLLLSAKSLAVTVVGAAAELLHVAENINVGVLDARYLDAKGLFVAIIAALLSVEISRFLVTKKIMIKLPESVPPAISKSFEILVPVAVISFVFQTVNMLIQNNMKIMVPDLIMKILQPLLNMSDGLVSIIIILLLIHILWFCGIHGANVVNVVLQPITLTNLALNQAALAAGEQIPKVLSGEFMNCFVYLGGSGATLGLCIAMIMTKNAHMKYIGKLSIVPGFFNINEPIMFGTPIVMNPIFVIPFIFTPIFNAIVTYLFMKFNIIGRVVALVPWTTPSILGSFISTNLNFVAPLLVIVLIIIDYFIYKPFLNMYLKELEKEESAAANQ; this comes from the coding sequence ATGAAAGAAAAATTTAATGCTATTATGGAAAGCAAATTCCTTCCAATAATGTCAAAAATAGCAATGAACAGATATTTAAATGCCATAAAAGATGGTTTTGTTTTTGCAACTCCATTTATTATTGTAGGCTCTTTTGTATTATTGTTATTTAATTTACCTTTAAATGATAAAACTAATTTTATGTATTTCCATCCTTATGAAAATTTTGTACAAGCATTTTCAGGAAATTATATACAAATATTTAATGTAAGTATGGGAATAATGTCATTATTTGTTTCTTTTGGTATAGGATATTCTTTGGCTGGTCATTATGGACAAGACCAAATTACAAACGGTTTATTATCTATGTATGCTTTTTTACTATTATCTGCAAAATCTTTAGCAGTAACTGTAGTAGGAGCTGCAGCTGAGTTATTGCATGTAGCAGAAAATATTAATGTTGGTGTTTTGGATGCAAGATATTTAGATGCTAAAGGGCTTTTTGTTGCTATTATTGCAGCTTTATTATCTGTAGAGATTTCAAGATTTTTGGTAACAAAGAAAATCATGATTAAACTTCCTGAATCTGTTCCTCCTGCTATATCTAAATCTTTTGAAATATTAGTTCCGGTGGCTGTTATTTCTTTTGTGTTCCAAACTGTAAATATGCTTATACAAAATAATATGAAAATTATGGTTCCAGATTTAATTATGAAAATTTTACAGCCATTATTAAATATGTCTGATGGTTTAGTATCAATAATAATTATATTGTTATTGATACATATATTATGGTTCTGCGGTATACATGGTGCTAATGTGGTTAATGTAGTTTTACAGCCTATTACTCTCACAAATTTAGCCCTTAATCAGGCTGCTCTCGCTGCAGGTGAACAAATACCAAAAGTATTATCTGGAGAGTTTATGAATTGTTTTGTATATCTTGGAGGTTCTGGCGCTACTTTAGGTTTATGTATAGCTATGATTATGACTAAAAATGCTCACATGAAGTATATTGGAAAACTTTCTATAGTACCTGGTTTCTTTAATATTAATGAGCCTATAATGTTTGGTACTCCTATAGTAATGAATCCTATATTTGTTATACCTTTTATTTTTACTCCTATATTTAATGCTATTGTAACTTATTTATTTATGAAGTTTAATATAATAGGTAGGGTTGTAGCATTGGTTCCTTGGACTACTCCTTCTATATTAGGTTCATTTATATCAACCAATTTAAATTTTGTAGCTCCTTTATTGGTAATTGTATTAATTATTATAGACTATTTTATATATAAACCTTTCCTAAATATGTATTTAAAAGAATTAGAAAAAGAAGAAAGTGCTGCTGCAAATCAATAA
- a CDS encoding DUF4234 domain-containing protein — protein sequence MFCTNCGKQVDDNAKFCINCGNKIDAGTLEAVIIEEKDNAEFEEKKNNFQGGLLANRNTNRQKDNNQSFRSTNQYNTNNATQFNSSNQYNNANYNVVNKPIEIYDNSKFEDIKESRSFILYLIFSFITSGIYSIFFWHKYIKDLNLVCDDDEDSPNVILVLIFSIITFGIYYFYWMYKHSNRIKNAGEKFGVNIKQDGVFVLVWSIIASIFTFGLGILLGQYFMIYNFNKITEKIKN from the coding sequence ATGTTTTGTACTAATTGCGGAAAACAAGTTGATGACAATGCTAAATTTTGTATTAATTGCGGTAATAAAATAGATGCCGGTACATTAGAAGCTGTTATAATTGAGGAAAAAGATAATGCTGAATTTGAGGAGAAGAAAAATAATTTTCAAGGAGGTTTATTAGCTAATAGAAATACAAATAGACAAAAAGATAATAATCAATCATTTAGAAGTACCAATCAATATAACACCAATAATGCTACACAATTTAATAGTAGCAATCAATATAATAATGCAAATTATAATGTAGTAAACAAACCAATAGAAATATATGATAATAGCAAATTTGAAGATATAAAAGAAAGCAGAAGTTTCATTCTATATTTAATTTTTAGTTTTATAACAAGCGGTATATATTCAATATTTTTCTGGCACAAATATATAAAAGATTTAAATTTGGTATGTGATGATGATGAAGATAGCCCTAATGTAATATTGGTGCTTATATTTTCTATTATAACATTTGGAATATATTATTTCTATTGGATGTATAAACATTCAAACAGAATAAAAAATGCCGGCGAAAAATTTGGGGTGAATATAAAACAAGATGGGGTATTTGTATTAGTATGGTCTATAATTGCTTCCATATTTACATTTGGTTTAGGAATATTATTAGGTCAATATTTTATGATATATAACTTTAATAAAATAACTGAAAAAATAAAAAATTAA
- a CDS encoding U32 family peptidase: MNNKSQNKKIELLAPVGDERGLKAAVNAGADAVYFGTKSFNARVGAAENFDEKALEENIKFAKLRNVNVYITVNTLVYNDEIDKVLPLIKSVYDLGADAIIVQDLGIIDIVRNNLNIAMHASTQMSCNNLDSVKFLKSIGIDRVVLAREMSLENIKYIRDNTDIELETFVHGALCVSFSGQCAYSYLHGGRSANRGACAQPCRMEYTGGKTDYPLSTKDLMTIDIIPNLLESGITSFKIEGRAKRSEYAAITTSIYRHAIDLALENKDIPTQKYRESLMKIFNRGGFSQGYYYNSKDIFENYKPSHDGEYIGEVTAYKKNKIYIKAEKELNVYDGLSFGDSGQVGMQISDLYKDNLRVKRAKGNLSFSAVIKNVNIGDEVYRTTDKLQMDEADKIIESDNFKHLLDLNCIVGFNNEKIKLLVTSKYDERLNNIEYISDYVIQEAKTKATAKEDIFNSLSKTGCTVFEFENINIEENFKNPFIPVKILNEARRSLIEKLENVLMSSKKINYNKNIYTNINYPNTNIKVLIAGNEEKINLYSDIHYDKKILFPNVYDENIIKLFESKKIDGIILPHVTFDKDIEVIKKIVEKTSGMIVICNNLGHLEALKGKAILWAGTGLNAINNYSVDFLYKLGVEVVISAIEAGKNLKHTLSIKEGLIPAMNFAFCPKSMSIGCSKCKEEDIIDHKGNVVIFDCVRVHNKTSFILENIKNKTGDIYIK, from the coding sequence TTGAATAATAAATCACAAAACAAAAAAATAGAACTGCTCGCACCTGTTGGAGATGAAAGAGGTTTGAAAGCCGCTGTTAATGCTGGAGCTGATGCTGTGTATTTCGGCACTAAAAGTTTTAATGCAAGAGTTGGTGCTGCAGAAAACTTCGATGAAAAGGCTCTCGAAGAAAATATAAAATTTGCAAAACTAAGAAATGTTAATGTTTATATTACAGTAAATACTTTAGTTTATAATGATGAAATTGATAAAGTGCTTCCTCTTATAAAAAGTGTTTATGATTTAGGAGCTGATGCTATTATAGTTCAAGATTTAGGAATAATTGATATTGTAAGAAATAATTTGAATATTGCCATGCATGCAAGCACACAAATGTCTTGTAATAATTTAGATAGTGTAAAATTTCTTAAAAGCATAGGAATTGACAGAGTGGTTTTAGCCAGAGAGATGAGTTTAGAGAATATAAAATATATTAGAGATAACACAGATATAGAACTTGAAACTTTTGTGCATGGGGCTTTATGTGTAAGTTTTTCTGGTCAATGTGCATATTCTTATTTGCATGGTGGGCGAAGCGCAAACCGCGGAGCCTGTGCACAGCCTTGCAGAATGGAATACACTGGAGGAAAAACTGATTATCCTTTAAGCACCAAAGATTTAATGACTATCGATATAATTCCAAACTTACTTGAAAGCGGTATAACTTCTTTTAAAATTGAGGGCAGAGCAAAAAGAAGCGAATATGCAGCAATCACAACTTCAATATACAGACATGCTATTGATTTGGCTTTGGAAAATAAGGACATACCTACCCAAAAATATAGAGAAAGTTTGATGAAGATTTTTAACAGAGGCGGTTTTTCTCAAGGTTATTATTATAATTCAAAGGATATTTTTGAAAATTATAAGCCAAGCCATGACGGAGAGTATATAGGAGAAGTTACAGCATACAAAAAAAATAAAATATATATAAAAGCAGAAAAAGAATTAAATGTTTATGATGGGCTTTCATTTGGAGATAGCGGACAGGTAGGAATGCAGATTTCTGATTTATATAAAGATAATCTAAGGGTAAAAAGAGCAAAAGGAAATTTAAGTTTTTCAGCTGTTATAAAAAATGTAAATATTGGTGATGAAGTTTATAGAACAACTGATAAACTTCAAATGGACGAGGCAGATAAAATAATTGAGAGCGATAATTTTAAGCATTTGCTTGATTTAAATTGTATTGTTGGTTTTAATAATGAAAAAATAAAATTATTAGTTACAAGTAAATATGATGAGAGACTAAACAACATAGAATATATTAGCGATTATGTAATTCAAGAAGCCAAAACTAAAGCAACAGCTAAAGAAGATATTTTTAATTCTCTTTCAAAGACAGGATGTACTGTATTTGAATTTGAAAATATTAATATTGAAGAGAATTTTAAAAATCCTTTTATACCTGTTAAAATTCTAAATGAAGCAAGAAGAAGTTTAATTGAAAAACTTGAAAATGTTTTAATGAGTTCTAAAAAAATTAATTATAATAAAAATATATACACAAATATTAATTACCCAAATACAAATATAAAAGTTTTAATTGCAGGCAATGAAGAGAAAATTAATTTATATTCTGATATTCATTATGATAAAAAAATATTATTTCCAAACGTTTATGATGAAAATATAATTAAGCTTTTTGAAAGTAAAAAAATAGACGGAATAATTCTTCCTCATGTAACATTTGATAAAGATATAGAAGTGATAAAAAAGATAGTAGAAAAAACAAGCGGTATGATTGTAATATGTAATAACTTGGGGCATCTTGAAGCATTAAAAGGTAAAGCTATATTATGGGCAGGAACTGGGCTTAATGCAATTAATAACTACAGTGTAGACTTTTTATACAAATTAGGCGTTGAGGTTGTTATATCGGCTATTGAGGCAGGTAAAAATTTAAAACACACATTATCTATAAAAGAAGGTTTAATTCCTGCTATGAACTTTGCCTTCTGCCCAAAGAGTATGTCTATTGGGTGCTCTAAATGCAAAGAAGAAGATATTATTGACCACAAAGGAAATGTTGTAATATTTGATTGTGTGAGAGTGCATAATAAAACAAGCTTCATCTTAGAGAATATAAAAAATAAAACTGGTGATATTTATATAAAATGA